Proteins found in one Paenibacillus dendritiformis genomic segment:
- a CDS encoding aminotransferase class V-fold PLP-dependent enzyme produces MRGREDAPPIIYMDHAATSWPKPACVMEAMQRSMMEEGGNPGRGGHRIAVKASKRILHARMAAAELFQVANPVDIAWMSNTTMALNTAIHGYVRPGDHVVATGVEHNSVTRPLEWLMRHHRVEVTYVEADASGTVELHRIRQAMKPHTRLVICNHSSNLFGSIQPVGEIAAIAHDYGAKLLVDAAQSAGLLPISVAALGIDMLAFPGHKGLLGPQGTGGLYIDPDLDVHPLVQGGTGSYSDEAVHPATRPDCYEAGTPNTVGIAGMEAGVRYVLRETVEARYKKEWGLTQKLMESIERLPGLRILGPALGQPRTGIVSLISERIDSSVLAHRLDREFGIAARAGYHCTPAAHRAAGTLESGALRISVGWNTTEADIEKVTEALHWLCIG; encoded by the coding sequence ATGCGCGGAAGAGAGGATGCGCCTCCAATCATTTATATGGATCATGCAGCCACCTCGTGGCCCAAGCCAGCATGCGTTATGGAAGCGATGCAGCGGTCGATGATGGAAGAAGGAGGCAATCCGGGGCGAGGCGGGCATCGGATTGCCGTAAAGGCGAGCAAGCGCATTCTTCATGCGAGAATGGCAGCGGCCGAGCTGTTCCAGGTGGCCAATCCGGTAGATATTGCCTGGATGTCCAATACGACGATGGCGTTGAACACGGCCATTCATGGCTACGTCCGGCCAGGGGATCATGTTGTAGCAACGGGTGTGGAGCATAACTCGGTTACTCGTCCGCTGGAGTGGTTGATGCGCCATCATCGGGTTGAGGTCACTTATGTCGAAGCGGATGCATCTGGAACGGTTGAACTGCATCGGATTCGGCAGGCTATGAAGCCTCATACCCGGCTCGTCATCTGCAATCATAGCTCCAATCTGTTCGGTTCCATCCAACCGGTAGGGGAGATTGCGGCTATTGCGCATGATTATGGCGCGAAGCTGCTTGTGGATGCGGCCCAGTCGGCGGGGCTGCTGCCCATCTCGGTGGCGGCGCTTGGCATTGATATGCTTGCTTTTCCCGGCCACAAAGGTCTGCTTGGGCCACAGGGAACCGGCGGGCTATATATTGACCCCGATCTCGATGTTCATCCTCTCGTACAAGGCGGAACGGGAAGCTATTCCGATGAAGCGGTTCACCCTGCCACGCGGCCGGACTGCTATGAAGCGGGGACGCCGAATACGGTCGGTATCGCCGGTATGGAGGCAGGGGTACGATATGTATTGCGGGAGACGGTAGAGGCCAGGTATAAGAAGGAATGGGGACTCACTCAGAAGCTGATGGAATCGATTGAACGGCTTCCAGGCCTGAGAATTCTTGGACCTGCGCTTGGGCAGCCACGGACGGGAATCGTATCGCTGATCAGCGAACGTATCGATAGTTCCGTCTTGGCCCATCGTCTCGATCGCGAATTCGGCATTGCGGCGAGGGCGGGATACCACTGCACTCCTGCGGCCCACCGGGCAGCGGGGACGTTGGAATCCGGCGCTTTGCGCATTAGTGTCGGTTGGAATACGACAGAGGCAGATATCGAAAAGGTAACGGAAGCTTTACATTGGTTATGCATCGGATAA